In the Mycolicibacter minnesotensis genome, TTACCGACCCGGGCGGCGACATAGTGATGGTCTCGCGCACCGATTGCCCGGCTGAAAGCCTCGGCGGGCCACGGGTCGTCGCCGCCGAACAACTGGGCTTCCAGCTCGGCGCAACGCACCGCGTCGCCCGGAACCAACGCGCCCAGCAGCACCGGCGCAGCGGCGGCTATCGGCGGCTTAGCGTCGGGACGGCGCAGATACAGCGGCACCAGCGAAGCCGTTGGGTGGTCCCAATCGCGCACTGCGGCAACCAGTCCGGCAGGAGTCGGATAGGCGATGTCGAGGGCCGGCAGGCCGAACAACTCGGTATGCGCAGGCGATCCGGCCACCAAGACAGCGTCGGCGGGATCGACCACGGCCGGAGCGCAGACCGCGGGGCCCGCCACTCTGGCTCCGTCGCGATAACGGGCCCAGTAGACCTCCCGGCGGCGGGCGTCGGTGACCACCAGCGTCGACTCGGTAGTGCGCACCCCGATCGCGTCCAGGCTGCACACGCCGTACACCGGGATGCCCAGCGCATGGCCGTAGGCCGCGGCGCTGGCCATTCCGACCCGCAGGCCGGTGAACGGTCCCGGCCCGCAACCCACCACGACTGCAGTCACATCGGCCATGCTGCGGCCAGCGTCGGCCAGCGCGCCCAGCACATTGGGGGTGAGCCGTTCGGCGTGAGCTCGGGCATCGACGGTGACCCGCTCGGCCCGCACGGTCGGTCGACCGGCTTGATCGAGGTTCACCAGGCCCGCGGTGACGGCGGGGGTAGCCGTGTCGATGGTCAGAATCATGCGAGTCACGGCGCGTACCACCGCCAGGTCGCGGTACGCGTCTCGGAGTCCGCCGCACGTTCCAGCCGGATGTCCAGGTGCCGGGCGGAGAGCCGCTCGGCCAGCCCCTCGCCCCACTCCACCACGACCACGGCATCGTCGAGCTCGGTGTCGAGGTCCAGGGAGTCCAGCTCGGCGGGCAGATCCAGACCCGTCTCATCCAGCAGGCGATAGAGGTCGACGTGGACCATGGCCGGGGCGTCCGATCGCTTAGGCCGATGTTCGCGGGCCAGCACGAACGTCGGTGAGGTGACCGGGCCATCGACGTCGAGCGCTTGCGCTATGCCCTTGGCCAGCACTGTCTTTCCGGCGCCCAACGGACCTGAGAGCACCACCACGTCACCGGCGCGCAGGCCACCGCCCAGCCGGGCGCCCAGCGCCATGGTGTCCTCCGCGGTGGCCAGGGTCGCCTCCTGCGGATCAGCCACTGCGCCCGGCCTTTCCACGCGACCGGCGGCGACTCAGCATGGTGCGTCGCGGCGTGGCCCGCTGGACAAGTCGTACCAGCGCATCGTCGATGACATCGGGTTCCTCCAACTGCACCAGATGCCCGGCTCCGGGCACGATCACCAGCTCACAATCCCATAGCGTGGCCGCCATTGCCCGCGAGTACCCCGGCGGGGTGAGTAGGTCGCGATCGCCGCAGGCGATCAGGGTCGGGATGTGGGCCAGTATTGCCAGCCCGGCGCTCTCGTCATGCACCTCCAGGGCGTGCAAGAAGCCCACCATGGTGGCGACCGGAGTGGCGTGCATCATCTCCTCCGAGAACGCCACCACACTCGGGCTGATCTGGTCGGTGCCGTAGGAGGCCGCCCGCAGGATCGGCGAGATCACCCCGCGTGCGGCGCCCCTGCCGCGGTGCACGAGATTCGGCACGTAGCGCACACTGAACTGCACCGCTTCCAGGGCGGGGTTGCGCAGGATCTCTCCCAACGGCGACCGGGAAACCCCTTTAGCTGCCGACGACATCAAGGCCGCGCCGACAATCCGGCTGCCGTAGCGCCCGGGAAACTGCCGGGCGTGCGACAGCACGGTCATGCCACCCATCGAATGCCCCACCAGCACTACCGGTCCGCGCGGTACGGTCGCGGCCAGCACCGCCTCCAGGTCCTGGCCGAGTCGCGGCACGGTGTAGGTGGCCGGCGGGGCGACGCCGGAATCGCCATGGCCGCGCTGGTCGTAGAAGACCATCCGCACCTGATCCCCCCACTCGGCCGCCAACCGCGCCCGCTGAAAGTGAAAGGAGCCCATGCGCAGGCAGAATCCGTGCGCGAACACCACTGTCAATGGTGCGTTGCGTGGGCCGGTGTCACGTACCGCCAGTTCGACACCGTCGTCGGTCACCACCACCGAGCTGTGGTCATGTTCCAGGATTTCGAAATCCTCGTCGGCGTACGCGTCGTCGACGGTAGTGCGTCGCGTCACCGACCGCGCGATAGCGGTCCCGGCGATCGTCCCGACGGCAGCCAGGCCGGCCATCCCCGCCAACCAGCCGCCCGCCCGCCGCGATCCGCGCCGCTTACCGGACATCGGCTACCCGATACGTCCTGGCAACCCGCCCGCGCGGGCTGTTCACCACCTCATAGTGAATGGTGCCCAGCTGGTCGGCCCAGTCCTGGGCCAGTGGCTCACCGCCTGCGCCGGAGCCGAAAAGGATGACCTCGTCTCCCTCGCTGACATCCACGGGACCGGGACCAAGGTCGACGACGAATTGATCCATGCACACCCGCCCGACACTGCGCCGGCGCCGACCGTTGATCTGCACGTCAAAGCGTCCGCTCAACGGCCGGAACAGTCCATCGGCGTAGCCCATCGGGACCAGCGCCACGGTGGTGTCGACCGGCGCGATCCAGGTACGCCCGTAGGAGACCGCCTCGCCGGCCTTGATCGGACGCACCAGGATCACCGTCGATTTCAGCGTCATCGCCGGTATCAGGCCCATGTCGCCGCGCTCGGGTATCGGACTCAGGCCGTACACCGCGATTCCGGGCCGAACCATGTCGTAGGCCAGATCGGGACGGGTCATCGCGGCGGCCGAGTTGGCCAGGTGGGAGACCGGAAACTCCAGGCCGTGCTCGCGTGCCACGCCGAGTAGCTCGGCGAAGCGCTGAGCCTGCAGGTCGTTGGCCGGGTTGGTGACCTCGTCGGAGCAAGCCAGATGTGACATCAGTCCACGCACCTGAACTGCATCGTCGGCGACGGCCCGGCGTAGTGCACTCACCAGTGCCGGGAAGTCCGCAGCGCCCACCCCATTGCGGCTCATGCCGGTATCGGCCTTGACCGTCACGCCCGCAGTCCGCCCGGTGCGCCCCACCGCGTCGAGCAGCGCGCTCAGCTGCCGCACTGAGGAGACGGCGATCTGCACGTCGGCGGCGAGCGCGGGAGCGAAGTCGGTCTGTGGGCCGTGCAGCCACGCCAGCACCGGCGCGGTGATGCCGGCCGCGCGCAAGGTCAGCGCCTCGTCGACGGTGGCGACCCCGAGTTCGGCCGCGCCTGCGGCCAGCGCAGCCCGGGCGACCGGCGCCGCGCCGTGGCCGTAACCGTCCGCCTTGACCACGGCCATCACCCCGGCGGGCCCGGCGTGCTCGACCAGCACCCGCACGTTGTGCGCGATGGCGTCCAGGTCCACCAGCGCTTGCGCGAGCAGGCCGGATGTTCGGGATACGGCAGTCATGTCAGCCTCGATTGTCCCAGAACGGGCAAGCTGGGCCTATCAGGCCGCCGAGCGTGCGGTTTGGTTGGCCCGCGGTCCGATCCAGCCGCCCAAAATGCACACTCGACATCGCTGGCGGAGCCGCCCTGTGGATCGACGTCAACGCCGAGGCCCCCGCGGTGCCACCGTGGTGATCATGCCGACACCGCGAGGGGCGTTTCGGGCGTCAGAAGCGCTGACCACCGGTGCCGCGACGCCCGAGCGGTTGCGTCGCGACTGCGTACGTATCTACCCCGGCGTCTGGCTGCCGCGTGATGTGGAGATGACGGCAATCCACCGCGCTCACGCCGCATGGCTCTGGTCACGCCGGCGTGGGGTGCTCGCCGGCCTGTCTGCCTCGGCGCTGCTCGGCGCCAAGTGGATCGACCCCGATACCCCCGCCGAGCTCATCCACGCCAACCGGCGATCGCCGCCGCTGCTCGACGTGCATACCGACGTGGTGTTGTCCGGCGAGACACGCAAGGCGCGCGGGCTACCGGTGACCACGGCAGCGCGCACCGCGTTCGACCTGGGCAGGCGTCTAGAGCCCACCGAGGGCGTGGCACGTATCGACGCCCTGATGAACGCCACCGATCTCAAGGTCGTCGAGGTCGCGGCGGTGGCCGACATGCACCGCGGCGCTCGGGGCCTTCGGCAACTGGACGAGGCTCTGCACCTCGTCGACGGCGGCGCCGAGTCACCGTATGAGTCGTTGACCCGGTTGGTTCTCCTGCGAGCCGGCTTCCCCCGCCCCCAGACTCAGATCCCCGTATACGACGGCTACGGGCGCGTCGTCGCACGCATCGATATGGGCTGGCAAGAGCACCTGGTGGGCGTCGACTTCGAGGGTGCCCACCATTGGACCGACCCCAAGCAGCGCGAACGCGATGCCGAGCGCTTCAATGTCTTGCCTGAACTCGGCTGGACCGTGATCAGACTGACGAGCCGCACGCTGCATCTGAACCCACACAGGTTCCTGGATCGAGTCGCCGTGACGCTGGCCGACCGCGGATGCCCGAGAACCTGGTGACCGACGGGTGAGCCCCCGCGCTGAGTGTGCGGTTTCGTTGGCGTGGGCGCTGTTTTGCCAACGAAACCGCACACTCGGCGGAACAACGTCAAACCTCAGTGCGAGAAATGCTGCTGATCGTCGTAGTGACCGGCGGGCTTGAGCCGGTCCAGCGCGGTCACTGACTTCATGATGTCGTCGAAGAGCGCACGGGCAAGGTCGGCCGACAGCCCCTCACGGACCACGACCCGCAGCACCGCGACGTCTTCGGCGCCTTCCGGCATGGTGTAGGCCGGGACCTGCCAGCCGAACGTCCGCAACTCGTGGGAGACATCGAACTCGGTGTACCCGCGCTCGCCGGCGAGACGGCAGCTCACCACGGGGATCGCCGAACCATCGCTGATCACCTCGAAGTGTTCGCTGGCGGCGAGTTGATGCGACAACCAGCGGGCGGTGTCGGACAGGGTCCGCATCACCTCGGTGTAGCCGGCTCGGCCCAGCCGCAAGAAGTTGTAGTACTGCCCGACGACCTGATTTCCCGACCGGGAGAAGTTCAGCGTGAAAGTCGGCATGTCCCCGCCGAGATAGTTGACTCGGAACACCAGCTCGTCGGGCAGCTCTTCGGCGTTGCGCCACACCACAAAGCCGATGCCCGGGTAGGTCAGCCCATATTTGTGGCCGCTGACGTTGATCGACACCACCCGGGGCAGCCGGAAGTCCCACTTGATACCCGGGTGCAGAAACGGCACGACGAATCCGCCGCTGGCCGCGTCCACGTGCACCGGCACGTCCGGCCCGCCGCCGGCGGCCAGGGTGTCCAGCGCCGCACAGATCTGCTCGACGGGTTCGAGTTCGCCGGTGTAGGTAGTGCCCAAGATGGCCACCACTCCGATGGTGTTCTCGTCGACGGCGTCGATCACCTGCTCGGGGGTGATCACGTAGCGGTCCTGACCCATCGGCAGGTAGCGGGGTTCGACGTCAAAGTAGCGGCAGAACTTCTCCCACACCACCTGGACGTTGGAGCCCATCACCAGGTTCGGGGTGCGCCCCTTCCAGTCCTTTCCTGCCTTCGCACGCCAGCGCCACTTCATGGCCAGCCCACCCAGCATCACCGCTTCGCTGGACCCCACCGTGGAAACCCCGACCGCACTGGCGGGATCGTCGTCGCGCAGATTCTCGGCGTGGAACAGGTCGGCCACCATCGATACGCAGCGCTGTTCGATGGCTGCCGTGGCCGGGTATTCGTCCTTGTCGATCATGTTCTTGTCGAACGACTCCGCCATCAGCGCCGACGCCTCGGGGTCCATCCACGTGGTGACGAAGGTCGCCAGATTCAGCCGGGAACTGCCGTCGAGCATCAGCTCGTCGTGGATGAAGCGGTAGGCGGCCTGCGGGTCCATCGGGTCGTCGGGCAACCGCAGGGCCGGGACCGGCGAGGTGAACATCCGTCCGGTGTAGGCGGGGGCGATGGCATGCGCCGGCACGGACGGGTGGGAATGAGTCACTTATGTCTCCTCTATAGCTGGGCCAGGGCGGTGCGAATGTGGGCAAGAATGCGCGACGCCGACGTCGGGGTGGCGCCGGGTCCGGGGTCGGCAGCCGAAGCCGCGGCGGCCCGGGTGTGCACGAATGCGGCGGCGGCAGCGGCCTGGGCAGGCGGCAGGCCCGACGCCAGCAGCGCGCCGATCATTCCCGACAGGACGTCGCCGGAGCCCGCGGTGGCCGCCCAGGATCCCCCGGCCGGGTTGAGGTAGACCGGGCCGGTCGGATCGGCGATGACGGTGACGTTGCCTTTGAGCAGTACGGTGGCGCCAAATCGTTCGGCCAGGGTGCGCGCGGCGCCCACTCGGTCGGGTCCGGGCGGATGTCCGGCCAGTCGGGCGTATTCGCCGGCGTGCGGTGTCAGCACCGTCGGAGCGGCCCGGTCGGCCACCAGCGCGGGGTGGGCCGCCACGATGGTCAGCGCGTCGGCGTCGACGATCACCGGCAGGTCGGTGCCGAGCGCGAACCACAAGGCCGCTGCTGCCTGTTCCCCGGTGCCCAGACCCGGGCCCACCGCCCACGCCTGCACCCGACCGGCGGCCGCCGGGCTGGCCGCCGCGATCACCTCCGGCCAGTGCGAAACCACCTGCGCGTCGGCGCTTCCGGCATAACGGACCATCCCGGAGGTGGCCGCCACCGCCGCCCCGGCGCACAAGATCGCCGCGCCGGGGTAGGTCGCCGATCCGGCCAGAATCCCGGTGACCCCCTGGGTGTACTTGTCGTCGCGCGGGCCAGGCGCCGGCCAACACGCCTCGACGTCAGCTGCAGTCAGGGAATGCATGTCGGTGTCCGGCAGATCCAGCCCGATTTCGACCAGTTCGATGCGCCCACACTGCCCCAGGGCATGCACCGGTTTGAGTCCACCGAAGGTGACGGTGAGGGCGGCGTGGACGGCGGGCCCGTCCGCGGCACCGGTGTGCGGGTCCAGGCCGCTGGGAATATCGACCGCCACCACCGGGATGCCCGCCGCATCGACCGCGGCGAAGACGGCGGCGGCGTTCGGCCGCAACGCGCCCCGCCCGGAGATGCCGACCACCCCGTCGATCACCAGATCCGTTGCGGCGGGCACCGCGGCGACGATCCGGCCGCCGGCACGGCGGAACGCCGCGAGGCCCTTGGCGTGGGCCCGATCGGGCTCCAGCAACACGGCGCTGGCCGCCGTACCGCGTCGGCGCAGCAAGGTCGCGGCCCACAGCGCGTCACCACCGTTGTCGCCGGAACCCACCACCGCACACACGCTGCGCCCCGCGATCCCGCCGGTACGCCCAGCCAGCTCCCGAGCGATCGCGATCGTCAGGCCGAACGCCGCCCGGCGCATCAGCACACCATCGGGCAGGCTGGCCAACAGTGGTGCTTCAGCGGCACGGATGGCCTCGACGCTGTAGTAGTGCCGCACGCTTGCCTCCTCGCCCTGCTCGCGATAGTCAGGCTAGTGGCCGTCGGCGGTGCTCGGGTGATGTCGCAGTGGATGGTGGCGAGTCAGTGGGTAACAGCACAATCCGATCAGGACGGCCGCGGCGTGGCCGACCGCGGTGAAGTCGGGGTTGATGGCCAGCGGCACCGCGAAGATGATCAGCAAAAGGGCCACATAGCCGTACCGCCACGGCGGTCGAATCCGATAGGTCAGCACTGCCATTACTCCCGCCAGGAAATAGCTGACCCCGATGTCGCGCGCGTAGGTGAGCCGCTCGGACTCGCGATGCAGATGGATCAGCACGTAGAGCGCACCTTCGCTGACATAGGTGGCACCGACGTGGGACAACAGTCCGACCATCAGCCAGCGCAGGTGGCCCAGCCAATGCTCGGCCGGCGCCAGAAACAGCGTGAACAGCACCAGATACGGCGACCAGTCCTTGCCGTCGATCCACAGCAGGCTCGAGACCAGGACCTCCAACGGGTCCGTGGCCAGGTGATGCAGGTTGGTGGACTGCTCCACGAGCATGGTGTGCAGGCGACGTCCGACCAGGTGCTGAATGACCGTGGTGACCCCCAGTGCGGCCAACCACAGGTAGGTCAGTGGGGCGGTGTGCACGAAGTGCCACACCGCAGCCAGGCGCGTTCTGACGTCCGCCACGGCGTACAGCGTCGCACGGTCAGTACAGACCGTGACAGCCCATCCGCTGATAACCTCTCTGGAAAATCGGGCCGTCCGCCTGCGATGGGCCCCGAGGGGAGGTGGGGGCACCCATGAGCGAACCGCACGGACCGACGCCCAATCCGTACAACCAGCCGCCGTTTGGGCCGATGAACCGGCCGCTCCCGCCGGCCCCGGGTGGCCACTACCCGCCACCGCTGCTTCCGCCTGGGCTCGGCGGGCCCCCGCCAGGGCCGCATGGCCCCAACCGCCGCACCCTGTGGGTCCTGCTGGCCGTCGTAACCGTGATCGCCGTGATCGGCGTCGTGATCACCGTGGCGGTGTCGGGAAACGGCCGCCACCACAACTCCGCCAAGTCGGCTGCGAAGTCATCGAGCTCCACGACGTCGACCTCTACGTCAACATCGACGTCGGCGTCCGCTTCGGACAAGGCACCGGTGCCGTCCGCCAAGATCGAGGGTCTGTTGCCGCGGCAAGACGTTCTGGCGGCGGCGGTCGCCGATCCTGAGCTCGGTGTCGTGGCCAACGGTGAGGCGATGGATGACGCCACTGTGGTGGACGCGGACTGCCAGGGGATCAGCTCGGTCGCCTCAGGTCCGGTGTATGCGGGCACCGGGTGGACGGCCATTCGTTGGCAGCGCTGGTACAGCCCGCCCGATATGGACACCAACGAGCTCAAGCACGGTCTGCTGGTGTCGGTGGCGGCCTTTCCCCAGGCCCAGATCGCCCAGACCTTCTTCACCAAGCAGAGCGAGCGGTGGAAGAAGTGCGGCGGTCGCACCCTCAACATGACGGTCACCCCGGGCGAGAACGAGCAGCGCGTTTTCTGGACCATCACCGACGTCACCGACTCCGACGGCATTGTCAAGACGACCGCGATCAGTGAGGGCGGCGGCGGGTGGATGTGCCAAGACGCCCTGACCATGCGGAACAACGTCATTGCGCAGGCTGACGTCTGCGGAAACAGCGTCCCGCCCAATGCGGCACCCGACATCCTCAAATCGATCGTCGCGAAGATCGACTCCGCAACCGGGTAAGCGCACCGCCCCGGGACCCTCCTTGATCCGCCCCTGCGCCTCGCGTATCGTCCCAAACAATTTCGCGTCGCACAGTAGCGAATAAGAGGGAGAGGGTCGGGCTGTTGCGCAACCGCTACGCCGGGGAACCGTTCACCACCACGGATTCTGAGATCGCCGCCGCCCTGGAACACCTCTCCATCCCCACCCTGCTGCTGTCGTGCGTGCACATCACCGGTGACCCTCGTTTCATTCGGGACTTCCGCCAGAACGGGATCTTCCTCAATGAGATCGAGGGCTTCATGTCCGAGGACGACAAGGCGCGCGCCCGCGCCGAGGCACTGCCGGTGATCGTGGACTATCGCGACCGAGGCTGCCCGCAGCCGGCCCCGCTGCCGGCCGGCCTGGTCAAGGAGATGATGGACTGGGCGGCGTGCGAGATCGTGCCGGATGCCTATCTGGGCCTACTCGCCGAGGAGCTTGACCTCGAAGGCCGCGATCCGCGAAGCCCCGCACCCCTGGAGCCTTCCCGTGCGGCAGAGCTTCCAGTGGTGGTGATCGGCTGCGGCGAATCTGGCGTGCTGGCCGGCATCCGGCTGGCCCAGGCCAGGCTCCCTTTCACGATCATCGAGAAGAACGTGGGCGCGGGCGGAACGTGGTGGGAGAACGACTATCCGGGCGCCCGGGTGGATGTGGCGAACCATTTCTACTGCTACAGCTTCGAACCCAACAACGGCTGGGGCCACTACTTCGCCGAGCAGCCCGAGCTGCGGGCCTACTTCGGCGATCTGGTGGCCAAACACGGCCTGGAAGAACATATTCGTTGGGGAACCGAGGTGACCGACGCCGTCTGGGACGAGGAGACTGGGACCTGGACAGTGACCACCCGCTGCGCCGACGGTGCGGAGTCCACTGTGACGGCGCGCGCGGTGATCACCGCGGTCGGTCAGCTCAACCGGCCGCATCTGCCCGACCTGGAGGGGGCCGATACTTTCGCCGGGCCGGCGTTTCATTCCGCGGCGTGGGATCACAGCATCGACCTGACCGGCAAGCGGGTGGCGCTGATCGGGGCGGGCGCCAGCGGATTTCAGATCGCACCGGCGATCGCCGAAAAAGTCGCCCAACTCACGGTGTTTCAGCGCACCGCTCAGTGGATGTTTCCCAACCCGATGTATCACGACGTGGTCGCCGACGGGGTGCGCTGGGCGTTGGAGCATCTTCCGTTCTACGGCCGCTGGTACCGGTTTCTGCTGTTGTGGCCTGGCGCCGACAAGGGCCTGGAGGCCGCCCGGGTCGACCCGGACTACCCCGACCAGGACTACGCGGTGAGTGAGATCAACGCACTGGCCCGGCAGATGTTTACCGGCTGGATCACCGATCAGGTGGGCGACGACCAGGAGCTGCTGGCCAAGGTGCTGCCGGATTATCCGGCCACCGGCAAACGCACCTTGCAGGACAACGGCACCTGGCTCAGCACTTTGCGACGCGACAACGTCGACCTCTGCCGCGACCCGATTCGCCGGATCACTCCGCATGCCGTGCAGACCGAGGACGGCGCGCTCCGCGAAGTGGACGTGATCATCTACGCCACCGGCTTTCGGCACACCGAGGTGCTGTGGCCGATGCGTGTCACCGGACGCGCTGGAACCGATCTGCACGCATTGTGGGGCAACAGGCCCTATGCGTACCTGGGCATCACGGTGCCCAGTTTTCCGAATTTCTTTCTGCTTTACGGCCCGGGCGCGCACCTGGCTCACGGGGGCAGTCTGATCTTCAATTCCGAGCTGGAAATGCGCTACATCGATGCCTGCCTGGCCAAGCTCGCCGACGAGGGGCTGCATTCGATCGAACCGTCGACTCAGGCGGCCGCCGAGTGGCATCGGGCCACCCAGGCGGCCATCGCGCAGACCGTGTGGGCACATCCGTCGATCAAGCATTCCTATTTCAAGAACGCCGACGGTGAGATCCACACCGTGAGCCCGTGGCGGCTCGACGAGTACTGGTCGGCGGTGCGCGAACCGGATTGGTCGCAGTTCGTCATCACCCAAGGAGTATCGAGTTGAGCGGAGTCGTGATCACCGGGGCCGCATCGGGAATCGGCCGGGCATGCGCCCGCGCCCTGGTAGCCGACGGACGCCGAGTTGCGCTGTGGGACATCGCACCTGGCGTCTCCGACGTGGCCGAGGAGCTGGGCATGCCCGGCACTGTCGTCGACGTCTGTGACGACGCCGCGCTGCCCGGCGCGGTCGCGGCCGCGGCCGAAGCGCTCGACGGCATCGACGGGCTGGTGCACGCCGCCGGACGGGTTCTGCCCGAACCGGTGGGCGCCTACACCGGTGAATCGTGGAATGCCGTGATGGACGTCAACCTCCGCGCCCAGGCCATGCTGGTGCAGGTGATGCTGCCGCACCTAGAAGCAGTCGCCCGGGCCGGCGGCGGCCCGGCGGTGGTCGGCATCTCCAGCATCGAGGGACTGGCGGCCAACCCCTTCATCCCGGCCTACTGCGCCTCCAAGGCCGGACTGCTGGGTCTGACCAGGTCGATGGCGGCCCAGTTGGGCCCGGCGGGAATTCGGATCAACGCGGTCTGCCCGGGCTTCATCGAAACCCCGATGCTGCAGATCGCGCTCGACGTCGAAGAAGTCGCGGCCGGCTTTGTGGCCGCCGCCCCGCTGGGACGGATCGGTCAACCGGAGGAAGTCGCTCACGCGGTGGCGTTCCTGATGTCGCCACGGGCATCGTTTATCACCGGGACCCAGCTTGTCGTCGACGGTGGGGTCACCGCC is a window encoding:
- the tsaB gene encoding tRNA (adenosine(37)-N6)-threonylcarbamoyltransferase complex dimerization subunit type 1 TsaB, which gives rise to MILTIDTATPAVTAGLVNLDQAGRPTVRAERVTVDARAHAERLTPNVLGALADAGRSMADVTAVVVGCGPGPFTGLRVGMASAAAYGHALGIPVYGVCSLDAIGVRTTESTLVVTDARRREVYWARYRDGARVAGPAVCAPAVVDPADAVLVAGSPAHTELFGLPALDIAYPTPAGLVAAVRDWDHPTASLVPLYLRRPDAKPPIAAAAPVLLGALVPGDAVRCAELEAQLFGGDDPWPAEAFSRAIGARDHHYVAARVGNTVVGYGGIARLGRTPPFEYEVHTIGVDKAHQGRGIGRRLLADLLEYADGGVVHLEVRTDNTPAIALYRDVGFVETGLRKRYYRNGADAYTMRREGLS
- the tsaE gene encoding tRNA (adenosine(37)-N6)-threonylcarbamoyltransferase complex ATPase subunit type 1 TsaE, translating into MALGARLGGGLRAGDVVVLSGPLGAGKTVLAKGIAQALDVDGPVTSPTFVLAREHRPKRSDAPAMVHVDLYRLLDETGLDLPAELDSLDLDTELDDAVVVVEWGEGLAERLSARHLDIRLERAADSETRTATWRWYAP
- a CDS encoding alpha/beta fold hydrolase, with product MSGKRRGSRRAGGWLAGMAGLAAVGTIAGTAIARSVTRRTTVDDAYADEDFEILEHDHSSVVVTDDGVELAVRDTGPRNAPLTVVFAHGFCLRMGSFHFQRARLAAEWGDQVRMVFYDQRGHGDSGVAPPATYTVPRLGQDLEAVLAATVPRGPVVLVGHSMGGMTVLSHARQFPGRYGSRIVGAALMSSAAKGVSRSPLGEILRNPALEAVQFSVRYVPNLVHRGRGAARGVISPILRAASYGTDQISPSVVAFSEEMMHATPVATMVGFLHALEVHDESAGLAILAHIPTLIACGDRDLLTPPGYSRAMAATLWDCELVIVPGAGHLVQLEEPDVIDDALVRLVQRATPRRTMLSRRRSRGKAGRSG
- the alr gene encoding alanine racemase, which encodes MTAVSRTSGLLAQALVDLDAIAHNVRVLVEHAGPAGVMAVVKADGYGHGAAPVARAALAAGAAELGVATVDEALTLRAAGITAPVLAWLHGPQTDFAPALAADVQIAVSSVRQLSALLDAVGRTGRTAGVTVKADTGMSRNGVGAADFPALVSALRRAVADDAVQVRGLMSHLACSDEVTNPANDLQAQRFAELLGVAREHGLEFPVSHLANSAAAMTRPDLAYDMVRPGIAVYGLSPIPERGDMGLIPAMTLKSTVILVRPIKAGEAVSYGRTWIAPVDTTVALVPMGYADGLFRPLSGRFDVQINGRRRRSVGRVCMDQFVVDLGPGPVDVSEGDEVILFGSGAGGEPLAQDWADQLGTIHYEVVNSPRGRVARTYRVADVR
- a CDS encoding glutamate decarboxylase translates to MTHSHPSVPAHAIAPAYTGRMFTSPVPALRLPDDPMDPQAAYRFIHDELMLDGSSRLNLATFVTTWMDPEASALMAESFDKNMIDKDEYPATAAIEQRCVSMVADLFHAENLRDDDPASAVGVSTVGSSEAVMLGGLAMKWRWRAKAGKDWKGRTPNLVMGSNVQVVWEKFCRYFDVEPRYLPMGQDRYVITPEQVIDAVDENTIGVVAILGTTYTGELEPVEQICAALDTLAAGGGPDVPVHVDAASGGFVVPFLHPGIKWDFRLPRVVSINVSGHKYGLTYPGIGFVVWRNAEELPDELVFRVNYLGGDMPTFTLNFSRSGNQVVGQYYNFLRLGRAGYTEVMRTLSDTARWLSHQLAASEHFEVISDGSAIPVVSCRLAGERGYTEFDVSHELRTFGWQVPAYTMPEGAEDVAVLRVVVREGLSADLARALFDDIMKSVTALDRLKPAGHYDDQQHFSH
- a CDS encoding NAD(P)H-hydrate dehydratase: MRHYYSVEAIRAAEAPLLASLPDGVLMRRAAFGLTIAIARELAGRTGGIAGRSVCAVVGSGDNGGDALWAATLLRRRGTAASAVLLEPDRAHAKGLAAFRRAGGRIVAAVPAATDLVIDGVVGISGRGALRPNAAAVFAAVDAAGIPVVAVDIPSGLDPHTGAADGPAVHAALTVTFGGLKPVHALGQCGRIELVEIGLDLPDTDMHSLTAADVEACWPAPGPRDDKYTQGVTGILAGSATYPGAAILCAGAAVAATSGMVRYAGSADAQVVSHWPEVIAAASPAAAGRVQAWAVGPGLGTGEQAAAALWFALGTDLPVIVDADALTIVAAHPALVADRAAPTVLTPHAGEYARLAGHPPGPDRVGAARTLAERFGATVLLKGNVTVIADPTGPVYLNPAGGSWAATAGSGDVLSGMIGALLASGLPPAQAAAAAAFVHTRAAAASAADPGPGATPTSASRILAHIRTALAQL
- a CDS encoding rhomboid-like protein, which codes for MADVRTRLAAVWHFVHTAPLTYLWLAALGVTTVIQHLVGRRLHTMLVEQSTNLHHLATDPLEVLVSSLLWIDGKDWSPYLVLFTLFLAPAEHWLGHLRWLMVGLLSHVGATYVSEGALYVLIHLHRESERLTYARDIGVSYFLAGVMAVLTYRIRPPWRYGYVALLLIIFAVPLAINPDFTAVGHAAAVLIGLCCYPLTRHHPLRHHPSTADGH
- a CDS encoding sensor domain-containing protein, coding for MSEPHGPTPNPYNQPPFGPMNRPLPPAPGGHYPPPLLPPGLGGPPPGPHGPNRRTLWVLLAVVTVIAVIGVVITVAVSGNGRHHNSAKSAAKSSSSTTSTSTSTSTSASASDKAPVPSAKIEGLLPRQDVLAAAVADPELGVVANGEAMDDATVVDADCQGISSVASGPVYAGTGWTAIRWQRWYSPPDMDTNELKHGLLVSVAAFPQAQIAQTFFTKQSERWKKCGGRTLNMTVTPGENEQRVFWTITDVTDSDGIVKTTAISEGGGGWMCQDALTMRNNVIAQADVCGNSVPPNAAPDILKSIVAKIDSATG
- a CDS encoding flavin-containing monooxygenase, which translates into the protein MRNRYAGEPFTTTDSEIAAALEHLSIPTLLLSCVHITGDPRFIRDFRQNGIFLNEIEGFMSEDDKARARAEALPVIVDYRDRGCPQPAPLPAGLVKEMMDWAACEIVPDAYLGLLAEELDLEGRDPRSPAPLEPSRAAELPVVVIGCGESGVLAGIRLAQARLPFTIIEKNVGAGGTWWENDYPGARVDVANHFYCYSFEPNNGWGHYFAEQPELRAYFGDLVAKHGLEEHIRWGTEVTDAVWDEETGTWTVTTRCADGAESTVTARAVITAVGQLNRPHLPDLEGADTFAGPAFHSAAWDHSIDLTGKRVALIGAGASGFQIAPAIAEKVAQLTVFQRTAQWMFPNPMYHDVVADGVRWALEHLPFYGRWYRFLLLWPGADKGLEAARVDPDYPDQDYAVSEINALARQMFTGWITDQVGDDQELLAKVLPDYPATGKRTLQDNGTWLSTLRRDNVDLCRDPIRRITPHAVQTEDGALREVDVIIYATGFRHTEVLWPMRVTGRAGTDLHALWGNRPYAYLGITVPSFPNFFLLYGPGAHLAHGGSLIFNSELEMRYIDACLAKLADEGLHSIEPSTQAAAEWHRATQAAIAQTVWAHPSIKHSYFKNADGEIHTVSPWRLDEYWSAVREPDWSQFVITQGVSS